From Candidatus Lokiarchaeota archaeon:
CCGGTAGCACGGCCACGTTGTATGTCCTAGCCAATTTCTATCACCTTAGGCATTCTCTCTAGGCAATGAATTCCTCATTGCACGAGGCTATCCTGACCCTTATTGGAAACGGATTTATACCCTTTATGTTGAACTCGGCCCAATCAGCCTTTCAGCTCCAATATGCTGATAAGGGTTGGTTAACGATAACCGAACCAAGCAAGCACTATAAACTAGAACCTAGGTGGCTTAGCCAGAAATGACAGAGATTCCGATGCCATCCGATTACACGCCCACCGACGAAGAGGATGAAGAAGACGAAGGATTCTGCGACAAATGTTGCGAATGTTGGTGCCAGTTAGTCGGAGCAATTATCCTGATTGGACTGCTGATAGCCATATTTACGGCAGTTTTCTAATAGTCGGCTTGCGGTCTTCATTGGTTTAGGAGCAATGCAGCGGATTAGAAACATTGAAGTCCTAAGAAAGTTCCTGGGTCTACAAGGAGAATAGCACAATTCTCTTCCAACAGGTAGGAAAAACTGGTGTCTGATACAACAGAAGAAAACGAACCAGAGATTAGCCATAACATAACTGAGATTAGTGACGAAATTATCCACGGCGAGAATTGCTCACGAATTGAAAGAATGATGAGGGCACTTGAGCTAACAGAGGGGGTACAGATTGCAAGACGCTACCTAGCAATGAATGCCTTTGATGGTGCTTTAACAATGCTGGGTCTTCTATTGGGAGGCTTAATCATGTTGTATCAAGAACCACCACGGACAGTGTTCAATTCAACTCTATTGGGAGCAATAGGAACTAGCTTGGCCATGGCTATCTCAGGTTTCAGCGGCTCGTACCTTACCGAAAGCGCAGAGCGAGACCGTGAAGTTGAAGAAATGGGCAAGGCCATGCTTTGCGATATGAGCGAGTCCATGTATGCGAGAGCCACGAAAACGACTTCAGTTGTAGTGGCAATCGTTGACGGAGCCTCACCAGCTGTAGCTGCGTTCATTGTCATTATTCCGTTGCTTACGGTAAGATTCGGTCTCTTCGATTTCTTCACGTCATTCTATGCCGCGATTGTTGTATGTATGATTCTGCTGTTTGTGTTGGGTCTCTTTCTAGGAAAGGTTTCGAAGAAAAGCATCTGGAGATATGGCGCCAAGACATTCCTAGCAGGCATAATTACCGCATTACTCATGTATCTCATTTCGATATACACCGGAGCAACCCCCTAGAATGCTTATATATGGAAAAGAAAAGCAAGTTCAGGGATGCTTTAATAATCTCATAGGAGAGGAAGCTAGTAGAACAAGTGAGGGCTTAAGATGGCCAGAACAAGAGAGGACTTCAAGAAAGCTTTCAATAAGAGACTCAAGGCAGCAACTGAAGATGAGCTCCGTATTGTGATAAAGGAGCAATACCGAGAGGCATTCGACGTGCTTACCGATTGTGAAAACGCAGGCCTCATCCCGGGCATAATTGGGCCGCCCGGTGTGGGAAAGACACTACTTCTTAGAGCATATGCAAAAAAGAGCGGAAGGGATTTTCATTGGGTGACTGGCGATGAAGGTGTAAGGCCCTCACATCTCGTAGGTTCTTATAATCCAGCACTGGTTCTTGAGCGAGGCTTCAGTCTCGATTCATTCGATCCAGGCCCCATGTTGAAATGCATGGTTTTTGGCGGAGTATTTGGTCTCAATGAGGCAAATCGACTACCTGAGTACGTGCAGAACTCACTTCTGGAACCGCTCGAAGAGAGAATGGCCAACGTTCCCAGAATAGGTCGTATCTCGGCTGATGAAGAATTCTTCGCAGTGCTTACAATGAATCCGGAAGAAATGGCTGGCGCACATAGGTTAAGTGAAGCGCTTCGAGATCGAATCCGTGTATGGATACGACTTGGATATCCAAGAAAAGAAACGGAGATTGAGATTGTAAAGGTCAACTGTCCAGAGTACAAACTCTCTGATCATGTTCTAGAAACAATCTATGACCTCGTGTCGTCCACCAGGCAATCTACGGATATAGAGATACCAGCATCAATCAGAGCCGGGATATCCATTGCACGACTAGCATCTGAGATGGGACAAAGAAAGAGAAAGAAGGATGTGAATCATTCAATCCTCTCAGAAGCAGCAAACTACGTCCTTAGTGGGGCATTGCGATTTAGGCCGGGTGTTGATCCCGAACCAGCTGTGAACCGTATTATCAGATCCACCATTGGAGGGAGAGGAGCTAGCCAATAATGGGGACAAAAGCAAAAATCGATCCTATTCCCAGCATGGTAGTAGAATTTGCTCACGAGTTTGTCTCTCGAATGAGGGCCCGCAAGGATCTCAAGCAAAAACCAAGCATAAGGCAGACAGAAGCCATTCCTCAATTCTTGAGTGCACGCTACTTCAAACAAGGAAGGCTTAGCCTCGACGATTTGGTTGAAGCCGCAGTATATACGACATTCCCGGCTGATCAGAAAGTGGCAAGGGATGTAGCTGAAGATATCGTACTTGGAAGAGAAGATGAGGAAAAGACGATACTCGAAACGCAGCAAAAGAAAGAAGCGCAGAAGAAAGCAAAAAAGGCAGTCACTGATTCACTCAATCAAGTCATCAATTCCATATTGCGAGAACAGGAATTATCTGAAAAAATTGAAACCGACAAAATAGCGGATGGTTACAACTATCTGCGAAATCTGAAAAGGGCAGACAAAGATGACTTGTTGAATTCAGCTACTGACTATCTCACAGAAGGCGACATAGTCTTACGAGGCATTTCTAATGATGAAAGGCTGAAACAGGAAGCTTCCCAAGAGCTACAAGAACGGATTGGTGGTCTCAGCTCTAGGGATATCGAGAATTCCAAGACACTAGATAGCCTTGATCAGGTTTGTTCATCACATAACAGAGCTGAATCTCTAGCAGCCAAAGCGCTACGAGGAGATTCAGAAGTCGAGAAGAAATTCAATGACCTGGCCCAGCGAGATTCTGCTACTGCAGCTCGGGCTCTATCACATATGAAGGATATTGGGTCTCCAAAAAAAGCTAAACGAAATGCTATGCAAAAGCAGTTGGAGGGTTCAATTCAAAATCTAGAGGAAATGGCTTCTTACGCTTCTCATCTTAATGAAGTACCCAAGAATGCTGATTCTCATGTGCAGTCAGCTCCCAAGGAATTTCCCATTGACGAAGCAATGAGAATGGCAGACCGAATCAAGAAACATACTGGAAAATCACTTCATGATCAACTGATGAAGGAATATGATTCTCAATTCAACGAAGGGGCGTCAAAAAATGTAGATCATCATCAACTTGCTGACAACGCTACCCCACAACAGCATTGGAAGAATCTGGTTGAGAAAGTAACAGATAGAACTATGGACCGAGCACAGTCACGTTCTGCACCGGCTGAATATTTGCTCAAGAAACTGGCACAACACAGCAAGCTAAGCAATGACTTACCGGGACAATGCAGAAGCACTTGGAATGAACAGATGCAACGGCTTAGTGATGAGGCAATCAAGCAATCGCAATCAAAAGCACATATGCGAAAGAATGTCAGGAGAGCAAGAAGAATGGGCACCAGTCCCTCAGAAGAGGCCATTCGTCAGAGAGGACAAGAACTGGGAATGAGTGAAAGCGAGATTCTCGAGTTGGTGAACCCTTCTTTCCAAGTTGCCAAGAAGCTGATTAATCAAGGTGTTAAGGACTTCGATCGATTGCATGGACTGATATCCTCCGCTGGACTCAGTCAATCTCAGCTCGAAGAACTAGCCGACATGGCAAACAAAAAGGGAAATGCTTCAGCGCTCGGAGCGGTTGGGCATGTTGATTTGCACGCCGCGTTGGGAATGGGCAGAGGGAGGAGCAGAGGAGAACCAGATCCACAAAGAGCAGACATGGCACTGAGGGGTTTACTTGGGGGGCCAGCCACAAATATTGTGACAATTTGGTATACCTACCGAGAAAACCTTCCACCCGAATTCAAGAGAAGACTAAAGCAAATTGCGAAACGTCTGCTGATAGATCTTGGTAAAAGCTTCGCTCGGGCAGTAATGGGCTCATCGATGTTGGGCGGTATCCAACCATCCACAACAGTGCGTCCCTTCCGCATCGGTGATGATATTGATCTCATAGATCTTGAGGAGACCTTGTCACATCTTCTTTCCGAAGGACGTACGGATTTCCGCACGTTGCGGCCAGATGATTTCCTAATCACTGAAACATATCATGGCCACAGGGCGTTCTACTGGGCTCTTGACAAAAGCGGTTCAATGCATCATCCGAAGAAACTCGGTATGCTATCGATTTCAGTCATGGCAGGACTTTATGGTATCCAAAAAGACGACTTCGGCGTAGTTCTCTTTGACCATGGAACGCATATCGTCAAGGATATAGCAGATCCAACAAAATCAGTAGAGAAAGTAGCATCGGATCTTCTTGATCTTAGAGCCAGTGGGGGTACTGGGGGTGCGAGTTCGATTAGGCTTGCCCTTCAGAATCTCGAGAAAACAAGAGCAAGAGAAAAGATATTCATCTTTTGTACAGATGTTTATCTGAGCGACCAGTCAGAATGTGTTGATTTGATGGCCAAAATCAAAAAACAGGGAATTGACACAATTCTTCTTGTACCAGCAGCTGAATATGACCGAAAATCAGCTGATGAACTGGCCAAGTCATCTCACGGAGTTGTTCTTGATATTGATTCCGTTGATGAATTGCCTCAAAGGCTGTTGCGGCTGACTAACTACTGATCACGAGGTACAAAGCCCCTTTGCGAGCCAAGAGTTTTCTCACGCACATCTGATATCCACAGCCTATAGGCGCAGGGGTACTCTTCATCACGTAATTCTAGGAATTCTCTTGAGAAGATTTGCCTCATCATTCGCATGAATCGATAGAAAGGTGTTTCTTGTTCAACAATTTCCGCAATACAGCTGATTTCATAACTCAACCATGGTGGTGAGCCGTTCGTAGGCCAGGAGAAATGTAGAGTTACACGAGGGTTTTTCCTGATATTCTGATAGCTTCGATCACCATACATC
This genomic window contains:
- a CDS encoding AAA domain-containing protein translates to MARTREDFKKAFNKRLKAATEDELRIVIKEQYREAFDVLTDCENAGLIPGIIGPPGVGKTLLLRAYAKKSGRDFHWVTGDEGVRPSHLVGSYNPALVLERGFSLDSFDPGPMLKCMVFGGVFGLNEANRLPEYVQNSLLEPLEERMANVPRIGRISADEEFFAVLTMNPEEMAGAHRLSEALRDRIRVWIRLGYPRKETEIEIVKVNCPEYKLSDHVLETIYDLVSSTRQSTDIEIPASIRAGISIARLASEMGQRKRKKDVNHSILSEAANYVLSGALRFRPGVDPEPAVNRIIRSTIGGRGASQ